The Temnothorax longispinosus isolate EJ_2023e chromosome 4, Tlon_JGU_v1, whole genome shotgun sequence genome has a window encoding:
- the LOC139812281 gene encoding UPAR/Ly6 domain-containing protein crok: MIAYRAAPIIGLVFVVLAATFDRGEAIICYQCNSEYDPRCGDPFDSYSLGTVNCSFQPRLEHLSHLEPTLCRKISQKVYGKVRVVRSCGYITDEKDNGECLMRSGTHDVRALYCSCTGDLCNSVESLRTPSLLPLASLLTAVLATPSLLLSCPTAPLRISLSTT; this comes from the exons ATGATCGCGTACCGAGCCGCGCCGATCATCGGCCTCGTCTTCGTCGTCCTGGCGGCCACATTCGATCGCG GTGAAGCGATAATATGTTATCAATGCAACAGCGAGTACGACCCCAGATGTGGCGACCCGTTCGATTCGTACAGTTTGGGGACTGTGAACTGCAGCTTTCAGCCTCGTCTGGAGCATCTCAGCCACTTAGAGCCTACTCTTTGCCGAAAAATCAGTCAAAAAG TGTACGGCAAGGTGAGGGTCGTCCGCAGCTGCGGCTACATCACGGACGAGAAGGACAACGGCGAGTGCCTTATGAGGAGCGGCACCCACGATGTGCGCGCGCTATACTGCTCGTGCACCGGTGATCTGTGTAACTCCGTCGAGAGTCTCCGCACGCCGTCCCTACTGCCACTGGCGTCCCTCCTGACTGCCGTGCTGGCGACACCGAGCCTGCTCCTATCGTGCCCGACCGCGCCGCTCCGTATCTCCCTCTCGACGACCTAA
- the LOC139812249 gene encoding uncharacterized protein isoform X2 — protein MLTLQYKPKTASVKRKESCFTVPQLASMSVSHLVKQFAVFTSDELKRQYSYTCALVPGCHQTYTSFASEEKARVCIKNHLEEHLEHLKADKETYDTFTAKSINHKNLRTNLQSKKSRIQQIKKPQETLNKENKDVILEKPNYLRKIHLNDINIKENEKQKCFQRSEKEGAHDTELKNSEQIDIKVLGDHSYSERLDDEMPNRRETSLNNVPDNTTGEENIVFMVVGTDSVHMKEYSHVHQKLAENSQDSNIVYSPDKTEVSTESNVEVSTTTKPKGKAKFIGTSKEEREMALAYIERIKKKGNPTGNNLQCRICDPPRSFTAPTTLVSHYRSHAGIKPYECLMCKAVFTRRHSLKYHMLIHENQTRFTCKDCGKKFRHPSHFREHQRRHTGEAPFGCDDCGQRFKTRNTYKRHLKTRHNKILTTLGEVLHPPEEDVKKVRTNRKRKDCTVEVAMSVDDITSDAIVKFTNHDETQVITNTVKEYVLKEDIDSNRNWETNNIIQIDKFGSFEICSESQLNKTDGIETEIAVDCKYPDRENSNVNVECINGIGDGLLQLKDPFYDNLRVTNNEENHVVYQHNIEDQDKIYECSNETRNECEVNGRNETQNEEKEDVTEINADFPEEQDESNLQVWHKSTHDYQKEICNNNTQERNTTCRHLRTEQTEAASSNKNDQKYDVHVITQNDVTSEKSTKSDNFDIENKEYPGNNICAQIIYANINISQTLNEDSEESIPENQNILQENECITQSVATDVVEILNVSPKDSVEANQETDQQQNNQYLYVRSEELSKLIAQNKYVTIPLHQIKLCREHGLQAKVDNQKSIYIINEDIRTIIKQSDKQNTILVLSSDSFKSSIFQIDKNSIIVKALKR, from the exons ATGCTGACGCTGCAATACAAGCCGAAAACAGCGAGTGTGAAACGGAAAGAGTCATGCTTTACTGTACCTCAGCTCGCGTCCATGTCTGTTTCACATCTCGTTAAGCAATTTGCCGTTTTTACAAGCGACGAGCTCAAAAGACAATATTCCTACACCTGCGCGTTAGTGCCTGGTTGCCATCAGACGTATACCAGTTTTGCTAGCGAGGAAAAGGCTAGGGTGTGCATTAAAAATCACCTGGAGGAGCATTTAGAACACCTGAAAGCAGATAAAGAGACTT aTGATACATTTACAGCGAAAAGTATAAACCATAAGAATTTGAGGACTAATCTGCAAAGTAAGAAAAGTCGGATACAACAGATAAAGAAACCTCAAGAAACGTTAAATAAGGAGAACAAAGATGTGATATTGGAAAAACCCAATTATTTACGTAAAATACACTTAAACGATATTAACATTAAAGAGAACGAGAAGCAGAAATGTTTTCAGAGATCGGAAAAGGAGGGAGCGCACGATACTGAATTAAAGAATTCTGAGCAAATAGATATTAAGGTTCTCGGCGATCATAGTTATTCTGAACGATTGGATGACGAGATGCCTAATAGGAGAGAAACGTCTCTTAATAATGTCCCTGATAATACAACGGGAGAAGAAAAT atTGTGTTTATGGTCGTTGGTACTGATAGTGTACACATGAAAGAGTACTCTCACGTTCATCAGAAATTAGCTGAAAATTCTCAAGATTctaatattgtttattcacCAG ATAAAACTGAAGTCAGCACGGAATCAAATGTAGAGGTATCTACGACCACCAAGCCTAAAGGAAAAGCAAAGTTTATTGGCACGAGCAAGGAAGAGAGGGAAATGGCACTAGCATATATAGAACGTATTAAAAAGAAGGGTAATCCTACAGGAAACAATCTTCAATGTCGCATCTGCGACCCACCTCGTAGTTTCACAGCGCCTACAACTTTAGTCTCCCATTATCGGAGTCACGCTGGAATAAAGCCGTATGAGTGTTTGATGTGCAAAGCGGTTTTTACAAGAAGGCACAGTTTGAAGTACCATATGttgattcatgaaaatcaaACGCGCTTTACGTGCAAAGATTGTGGAAAGAAGTTCAGGCATCCGTCTCACTTTAGAGAGCATCAACGTAGGCACACTGGAGAAGCGCCGTTCGGATGTGATGACTGTGGGCAACG GTTCAAAACCAGGAACACTTACAAACGTCATTTAAAAACACGACACAATAAAATTCTCACCACACTTGGTGAAGTCTTGCATCCACCGGAAGAAGACGTTAAAAAAGTTCGGACTAatcgaaaaagaaaggatTGCACCGTAGAAGTTGCGATGAGTGTCGATGACATCACGTCCGATGCAATTGTAAAGTTTACAAACCATGACGAAACTCAAGTTATTACAAATACAGTAAAAGAGTATGTTCTGAAAGAGGATATCGATAGTAACAGAAATTGGGAGACGAACAATATAATACAGATTGATAAATTTGGGAGTTTTGAGATTTGCTCGGAATCTCAATTGAATAAGACTGATGGTATAGAGACTGAAATAGCTGTAGATTGTAAATATCCCGATAGGGAGAACAGTAATGTCAATGTGGAATGTATTAACGGTATAGGAGATGGCCTGCTGCAATTAAAAGATCCTTTTTACGATAACTTAAGAGTAACTAATAATGAGGAAAATCATGTTGTCTATCAGCATAATATCGAAGATCAGGATAAGATTTACGAGTGTAGTAATGAAACGAGAAATGAATGCGAAGTGAATGGTAGAAACGAGACACagaatgaagaaaaagaagatgtAACGGAGATAAACGCAGATTTTCCAGAAGAACAAGACGAAAGCAATTTACAAGTGTGGCATAAATCTACGCATGATTATCAGAAGGAAATATGCAACAATAATACACAAGAAAGAAACACAACATGCAGACATTTAAGAACAGAGCAAACAGAAGCTGCAAGTTCCAATAAAAATGATCAAAAATATGATGTACACGTCATTACGCAGAACGATGTCACGAGTGAAAAATCTACAAAATCTGATAATTtcgatattgaaaataaagagTATCCAGGAAATAACATTTGTGCGCAGATTATATacgcaaatattaatatctcgcaGACATTGAATGAAGATAGCGAAGAGAGTATTCcagaaaatcaaaatatattgcaagAAAATGAATGTATAACTCAGTCTGTTGCGACAGATGTGGTAGAAATCTTAAATGTTTCTCCGAAAGATTCTGTCGAGGCGAATCAGGAAACCGATCAACAACAAAATAATCAGTATTTATACGTCCGTTCCGAAGAGTTAAGTAAATTAATCGCTCAGAATAAATACGTAACCATACCGCTACATCAGATCAAGTTGTGTCGCGAACATGGATTGCAAGCGAAGGTGGACAACCAGAAATcgatatatatcataaatgaGGATATACGAACAATTATAAAGCAATCTGACAAACAAAATACGATTTTAGTTCTATCTAGCGATAGTTTCAAGAGTAGCATTTTTCAAATTGACAAGAATAGTATTATTGTCAAAGCTCTGAAGAGATAG
- the LOC139812249 gene encoding uncharacterized protein isoform X1, whose product MNAKRNPQHVSDSYNGDTIGRDSPSALLEVLAEVASQTLHSEKKHINSMLTLQYKPKTASVKRKESCFTVPQLASMSVSHLVKQFAVFTSDELKRQYSYTCALVPGCHQTYTSFASEEKARVCIKNHLEEHLEHLKADKETYDTFTAKSINHKNLRTNLQSKKSRIQQIKKPQETLNKENKDVILEKPNYLRKIHLNDINIKENEKQKCFQRSEKEGAHDTELKNSEQIDIKVLGDHSYSERLDDEMPNRRETSLNNVPDNTTGEENIVFMVVGTDSVHMKEYSHVHQKLAENSQDSNIVYSPDKTEVSTESNVEVSTTTKPKGKAKFIGTSKEEREMALAYIERIKKKGNPTGNNLQCRICDPPRSFTAPTTLVSHYRSHAGIKPYECLMCKAVFTRRHSLKYHMLIHENQTRFTCKDCGKKFRHPSHFREHQRRHTGEAPFGCDDCGQRFKTRNTYKRHLKTRHNKILTTLGEVLHPPEEDVKKVRTNRKRKDCTVEVAMSVDDITSDAIVKFTNHDETQVITNTVKEYVLKEDIDSNRNWETNNIIQIDKFGSFEICSESQLNKTDGIETEIAVDCKYPDRENSNVNVECINGIGDGLLQLKDPFYDNLRVTNNEENHVVYQHNIEDQDKIYECSNETRNECEVNGRNETQNEEKEDVTEINADFPEEQDESNLQVWHKSTHDYQKEICNNNTQERNTTCRHLRTEQTEAASSNKNDQKYDVHVITQNDVTSEKSTKSDNFDIENKEYPGNNICAQIIYANINISQTLNEDSEESIPENQNILQENECITQSVATDVVEILNVSPKDSVEANQETDQQQNNQYLYVRSEELSKLIAQNKYVTIPLHQIKLCREHGLQAKVDNQKSIYIINEDIRTIIKQSDKQNTILVLSSDSFKSSIFQIDKNSIIVKALKR is encoded by the exons ATGAACGCCAAAAGAAATCCGCAGCATGTGTCAGATTCGTACAACGGAG ATACTATAGGAAGAGACAGTCCGTCAGCATTGTTGGAGGTACTCGCAGAGGTTGCTTCGCAAACATTGCACTCCGAAAAGAAACATATTAACTCAATGCTGACGCTGCAATACAAGCCGAAAACAGCGAGTGTGAAACGGAAAGAGTCATGCTTTACTGTACCTCAGCTCGCGTCCATGTCTGTTTCACATCTCGTTAAGCAATTTGCCGTTTTTACAAGCGACGAGCTCAAAAGACAATATTCCTACACCTGCGCGTTAGTGCCTGGTTGCCATCAGACGTATACCAGTTTTGCTAGCGAGGAAAAGGCTAGGGTGTGCATTAAAAATCACCTGGAGGAGCATTTAGAACACCTGAAAGCAGATAAAGAGACTT aTGATACATTTACAGCGAAAAGTATAAACCATAAGAATTTGAGGACTAATCTGCAAAGTAAGAAAAGTCGGATACAACAGATAAAGAAACCTCAAGAAACGTTAAATAAGGAGAACAAAGATGTGATATTGGAAAAACCCAATTATTTACGTAAAATACACTTAAACGATATTAACATTAAAGAGAACGAGAAGCAGAAATGTTTTCAGAGATCGGAAAAGGAGGGAGCGCACGATACTGAATTAAAGAATTCTGAGCAAATAGATATTAAGGTTCTCGGCGATCATAGTTATTCTGAACGATTGGATGACGAGATGCCTAATAGGAGAGAAACGTCTCTTAATAATGTCCCTGATAATACAACGGGAGAAGAAAAT atTGTGTTTATGGTCGTTGGTACTGATAGTGTACACATGAAAGAGTACTCTCACGTTCATCAGAAATTAGCTGAAAATTCTCAAGATTctaatattgtttattcacCAG ATAAAACTGAAGTCAGCACGGAATCAAATGTAGAGGTATCTACGACCACCAAGCCTAAAGGAAAAGCAAAGTTTATTGGCACGAGCAAGGAAGAGAGGGAAATGGCACTAGCATATATAGAACGTATTAAAAAGAAGGGTAATCCTACAGGAAACAATCTTCAATGTCGCATCTGCGACCCACCTCGTAGTTTCACAGCGCCTACAACTTTAGTCTCCCATTATCGGAGTCACGCTGGAATAAAGCCGTATGAGTGTTTGATGTGCAAAGCGGTTTTTACAAGAAGGCACAGTTTGAAGTACCATATGttgattcatgaaaatcaaACGCGCTTTACGTGCAAAGATTGTGGAAAGAAGTTCAGGCATCCGTCTCACTTTAGAGAGCATCAACGTAGGCACACTGGAGAAGCGCCGTTCGGATGTGATGACTGTGGGCAACG GTTCAAAACCAGGAACACTTACAAACGTCATTTAAAAACACGACACAATAAAATTCTCACCACACTTGGTGAAGTCTTGCATCCACCGGAAGAAGACGTTAAAAAAGTTCGGACTAatcgaaaaagaaaggatTGCACCGTAGAAGTTGCGATGAGTGTCGATGACATCACGTCCGATGCAATTGTAAAGTTTACAAACCATGACGAAACTCAAGTTATTACAAATACAGTAAAAGAGTATGTTCTGAAAGAGGATATCGATAGTAACAGAAATTGGGAGACGAACAATATAATACAGATTGATAAATTTGGGAGTTTTGAGATTTGCTCGGAATCTCAATTGAATAAGACTGATGGTATAGAGACTGAAATAGCTGTAGATTGTAAATATCCCGATAGGGAGAACAGTAATGTCAATGTGGAATGTATTAACGGTATAGGAGATGGCCTGCTGCAATTAAAAGATCCTTTTTACGATAACTTAAGAGTAACTAATAATGAGGAAAATCATGTTGTCTATCAGCATAATATCGAAGATCAGGATAAGATTTACGAGTGTAGTAATGAAACGAGAAATGAATGCGAAGTGAATGGTAGAAACGAGACACagaatgaagaaaaagaagatgtAACGGAGATAAACGCAGATTTTCCAGAAGAACAAGACGAAAGCAATTTACAAGTGTGGCATAAATCTACGCATGATTATCAGAAGGAAATATGCAACAATAATACACAAGAAAGAAACACAACATGCAGACATTTAAGAACAGAGCAAACAGAAGCTGCAAGTTCCAATAAAAATGATCAAAAATATGATGTACACGTCATTACGCAGAACGATGTCACGAGTGAAAAATCTACAAAATCTGATAATTtcgatattgaaaataaagagTATCCAGGAAATAACATTTGTGCGCAGATTATATacgcaaatattaatatctcgcaGACATTGAATGAAGATAGCGAAGAGAGTATTCcagaaaatcaaaatatattgcaagAAAATGAATGTATAACTCAGTCTGTTGCGACAGATGTGGTAGAAATCTTAAATGTTTCTCCGAAAGATTCTGTCGAGGCGAATCAGGAAACCGATCAACAACAAAATAATCAGTATTTATACGTCCGTTCCGAAGAGTTAAGTAAATTAATCGCTCAGAATAAATACGTAACCATACCGCTACATCAGATCAAGTTGTGTCGCGAACATGGATTGCAAGCGAAGGTGGACAACCAGAAATcgatatatatcataaatgaGGATATACGAACAATTATAAAGCAATCTGACAAACAAAATACGATTTTAGTTCTATCTAGCGATAGTTTCAAGAGTAGCATTTTTCAAATTGACAAGAATAGTATTATTGTCAAAGCTCTGAAGAGATAG